The proteins below are encoded in one region of Strix aluco isolate bStrAlu1 chromosome 8, bStrAlu1.hap1, whole genome shotgun sequence:
- the ALG6 gene encoding dolichyl pyrophosphate Man9GlcNAc2 alpha-1,3-glucosyltransferase yields the protein MPNLVLAFLRKERTLLSCVLTSLLKQRIILSRASATEFCTLPSGKEWVVLFGLLQRPAMEKWSLMTITVLLALTVRWTVSLGSYSGAGKPPMYGDYEAQRHWQEVTYNLPIRQWYFNTSDNNLLYWGLDYPPLTAYHSFVCAYIAKLINPDWIALHTSRGYESQPHKLFMRTTVFVADLLVYIPAVIVYCFSLKETSTKKKVSSALCILLYPGLILIDHGHFQYNSVSLGLALWGVLYLSYDWDLLGSAAFCLALNYKQMELYHSLPFFCYLLGKCFKKGLKGKGLVLLTKIAGTVVVSFAVCWLPFCTDMEQIMQVLRRLFPIDRGLFEDKVANIWCSLSVLIKIKNIISPQTQLKLSFAVTFLSLLPTCIKLTVQPSLRGFKFALVSCALSFFLFSFQVHEKSILLVSIPVCLIINEIPFMATWFLLVSTFSMLPLLLKDGLLLAYAVTTLAFLSVCATSFSIFEKTSAEDLQLKPFSLSLKGYVSWFKSFPKIVRCLFLLSVTLMGVLSLMSAAVHPPQRLPDLFPLSVSVISCLHFLLFLVYFNVVILWDSKNSRSQRKIS from the exons ATGCCTAATTTAGTACTTGCATTTTTGAGGAAGGAAAGGACGCTGTTGAGCTGTGTGCTGACGTCTCTTTTAAAACAACGAATTATATTGAGTCGTGCATCAGCGACTGAGTTCTGTACACTTCCCTCTGGCAAGGAGTGGGTG GTACTTTTTGGCTTGTTACAAAGACCAGCTATGGAGAAGTGGAGCTTAATGACAATTACTGTTTTACTGGCACTTACCGTACGCTGGACTGTATCGCTTGGTTCTTACTCAG GTGCAGGAAAACCACCTATGTATGGAGACTATGAAGCTCAGAGACACTGGCAAGAAGTTACTTACAATTTGCCCATCAGGCAGTG gtacttCAATACAAGTGATAACAACCTACTGTACTGGGGCCTTGATTATCCACCTCTTACTGCCTATCACAGTTTTGTGTGTGCTTACAT TGCAAAGTTAATAAATCCTGATTGGATTGCTCTGCACACATCTCGGGGGTATGAGAGTCAGCCACATAAGTTATTTATGCGTACAACAG tgtttgttgcTGATTTGCTGGTTTATATTCCTGCAGTTATTGTATATtgtttttccttgaaagaaaCATCTactaaaaaaaag GTTTCCAGTGCTCTTTGCATACTGCTTTATCCAGGCCTCATTCTTATTGACCACGGACACTTCCA ATACAACTCAGTGAGCCTTGGCTTGGCCTTGTGGGGCGTGCTTTATTTGTCTTATGACTGGGACCTTTTGGGGTCAGCGGCGTTCTGCTTGGCCTTAAATTATAAGCAAATGGAACTCTACCATTCTCTGCCCTTTTTTTGCTATTTACTTGGGAAGTGCTTCAAGAAGGGACTGAAAGGAAAGGG ATTAGTATTGTTAACTAAAATAGCCGGGACAGTGGTGGTTTCCTTTGCTGTCTGCTGGCTCCCGTTCTGTACCGACATGGAACAAATCATGCAAGTACTCAGAAGACTCTTTCCCATTGACCGAGGCTTGTTTGAG gaTAAAGTGGCCAATATTTGGTGCAGTCTAAGTGTCCTTATAAAGATAAAGAATATCATATCACCTCAAACTCAACTAAAACTCAG TTTTGCTGTAACGTTCCTGAGCCTGCTTCCTACTTGTATAAAACTAACTGTCCAGCCTTCTCTCCGAGGATTTAAATTTGCTTTG GTTAGCTGTGCATTGTcatttttcctgttctccttTCAAGTACATGAAAAATCTATTCTTCTAGTGTCAAT ACCGGTCTGCTTAATCATAAATGAAATCCCTTTTATGGCTACGTGGTTTTTACTTGTATCAACCTTCAG CATGTTGCCCCTTCTGCTGAAGGACGGCCTGCTGCTGGCCTACGCCGTGACCACGCTGGCGTTCCTCTCGGTCTGTGCCACTTCCTTTTCCATCTTTGAGAAGACCTCAGCGGAGGACCTGCAGCTGAAACCATTCTCTCTTTCCCTGAAGGGATATGTTTCTTGGTTTAAGTCATTTCCAAAGATTGTCAGGTGTCTG TTTCTTCTTTCCGTAACCCTGATGGGCGTCCTCTCTCTGATGAGTGCTGCCGTGCATCCTCCGCAGCGGTTACCGGATTTATTCCCTCTATCCGTGTCTGTTATTTCTTGCTtacactttttattatttttggtgtattttaatGTTGTTATACTCTGGGACTCAAAGAATAGTAGAAGTCAGAGGAAAATCAGTTAA